The genomic segment GCACGTGTTCACCGACGAACTCCGGGGCTGGGGCATCCTGACCGACGTGCGCGAGCAGGAGATCCTCTCCCGCATCCAGCACGAGATCGACCTCGGCACGGAGATGGCGGAAGAAGCGGCCCTGCCCGATCCCGCGACCGCGACGCGCCACGTGTACGCCGAGCCGCCCGGACCGGGGCTGCGCGTGTAACATGGCCGACAAGCGCTATCTCGACGCGATCCACGACGCCCTGCACGAGGAGATGTCGCGCGACGAACGCATCGTCGTGATGGGCGAGGACGTCGGACGGAAAGGCGGCGTGTTCGGGGTCACGGACGGCCTCTACGAGATCTTCGGCGAAGCCCGCGTGCTCGACACGCCGCTCGCCGAATCGTGCATCATCGGCGTGGCCCTCGGCATGTCGGTGAACGGCCTGATCCCGGTGCCCGAGATCCAGTTCGCCGACTTCATTCATCCCGCGTTCGACCAGATTCTGAGCGAAGTAGCGCGCCTCAGGTACCGGTCCAACAACGATTACGCCTGCCCGATGACGATCCGCGTGCCCTACGGCGGCGGCGTGCACGGCGCCCTGTACCATTCGCAGTCCATCGAGGCGTTCTACGCGCACGTCCCGGGGCTCAAGATCGTCGCGCCGGCCACGCCGGACGACGCGAAGGGGCTGCTCAAGGCCGCGATCCGGGATCCAGATCCGGTGATGTACCTCGAACACAAGAAACTCTATCGCTCCGTCCGCGGCGACGTGCCGGACGCCGATCATCTTGTGCCGATCGGGCCGGCG from the bacterium genome contains:
- a CDS encoding alpha-ketoacid dehydrogenase subunit beta encodes the protein MADKRYLDAIHDALHEEMSRDERIVVMGEDVGRKGGVFGVTDGLYEIFGEARVLDTPLAESCIIGVALGMSVNGLIPVPEIQFADFIHPAFDQILSEVARLRYRSNNDYACPMTIRVPYGGGVHGALYHSQSIEAFYAHVPGLKIVAPATPDDAKGLLKAAIRDPDPVMYLEHKKLYRSVRGDVPDADHLVPIGPAVVRRPGRDLSIFAYGLMLHEALAAAETLSGEGIEAEVVDLRTIKPLDAGTILASVERTNRALIVHEDNRFGGFGAEIAATIAEEGFRYLDAPPTRLCGPDVPGVPFSPPLETWFMLDREKIAAAARNVVAY